The Pyrodictium delaneyi genome contains a region encoding:
- the fbp gene encoding fructose-1,6-bisphosphate aldolase/phosphatase — protein MSNEKLVTVSVIKADIGSIAGHHKVHPDTMAAAARVLAEAKRKGLIIDYYVTHVGDDLELIMTHRKGVDNPDIHGLAWDAFKKAAEVAKELGLYAAGQDLLSDAFSGNVRGLGPGVAEMEFEERPSEPIVVFMADKTEPGAFNFPIFRIFADPFNTAGLVIDPKMHDGFKFEVLDLYEGKYVILNAPEEMYDLLALIGTPSRYVIKRVYRKRDDEIAAVVSSEKLNMIAGRYVGKDDPVAIVRAQSGFPAVGEILEPFSFPHLVAGWMRGSHWGPLMPVSLRDAKCTRFDGPPRIVALGFNVTRGRLIGPVDLFDDPAFDEARRLAQQIADYMRRHGPFMPHRLSPEDMEYTTMPQVLEKLKNRFVEAKDYTKAGQGRTQGETYE, from the coding sequence ATGAGCAACGAGAAGCTTGTAACAGTCAGCGTGATAAAGGCAGACATTGGTAGCATTGCAGGCCACCACAAGGTACACCCAGACACTATGGCTGCTGCCGCCCGCGTCCTGGCAGAGGCTAAGAGGAAGGGCCTGATAATTGACTACTATGTGACACACGTGGGTGACGACCTAGAGCTAATAATGACACATCGCAAGGGTGTAGACAATCCTGACATACACGGCCTAGCCTGGGACGCATTCAAGAAGGCTGCAGAAGTAGCTAAGGAGCTAGGCCTCTACGCCGCTGGCCAGGACCTCCTAAGCGATGCATTCTCTGGCAACGTACGCGGCCTAGGCCCGGGAGTAGCAGAGATGGAGTTCGAAGAGAGGCCGAGCGAGCCTATAGTAGTGTTCATGGCTGACAAGACAGAGCCTGGTGCATTCAACTTCCCAATATTCAGGATATTCGCTGACCCCTTCAACACAGCTGGTCTCGTGATCGACCCCAAGATGCATGACGGTTTCAAGTTTGAAGTGTTGGACCTCTATGAGGGTAAATACGTGATACTAAACGCGCCTGAGGAGATGTATGATCTACTAGCGCTCATAGGTACGCCGAGCCGCTATGTGATTAAGAGAGTATACAGGAAGCGTGACGACGAGATAGCGGCTGTGGTAAGCAGTGAGAAGCTCAACATGATAGCAGGCCGCTATGTGGGCAAGGACGATCCCGTAGCAATTGTACGTGCGCAGAGCGGATTCCCTGCAGTAGGCGAGATACTAGAACCCTTCAGCTTTCCACACCTCGTAGCAGGCTGGATGAGAGGCAGCCACTGGGGCCCACTAATGCCTGTAAGCCTACGTGACGCCAAGTGTACTAGGTTCGACGGCCCGCCCAGAATAGTAGCGCTAGGCTTCAACGTGACCAGGGGCAGACTCATAGGCCCCGTAGACCTCTTCGACGACCCAGCATTCGACGAGGCACGCCGTCTAGCACAGCAGATAGCAGACTACATGAGACGCCATGGCCCATTCATGCCGCACAGGCTAAGCCCCGAGGACATGGAGTATACTACAATGCCACAAGTGCTAGAGAAGCTCAAGAACCGCTTCGTAGAAGCTAAGGACTATACTAAAGCTGGGCAGGGCAGAACCCAGGGCGAGACCTACGAGTAA
- a CDS encoding ribosome biogenesis/translation initiation ATPase RLI yields the protein MTRVAVIDYELCKPSKCNKECIAFCPVNLTGGTAIEIDNARKKPVIYEETCIGCGICVKKCPFKAISIVNLPDELEKMLVHRYGKNGFKLYGLPIPREGKILGVIGKNGAGKSTALRILAGELRPNLGRVEDKPPEWDEVVRQFRGTELQNYFRMLAEGKIRAAHKIQYVDMVPRRVRGKLSTLLEKADERGIWKELVKELNLSHLLDRDIRQLSGGELQRFLVAAVLSKDANLYLFDEPSSYLDIRERIRVARVIRRYVPSGSYVVVVEHDIAMLDYLSDHVVVMYGEPGVYGIASKPYGVRTGINHFLKGYLPAENMRIRSEPIKYTISFTQQQEVQQTRRYIGWSRLVVRLDGFTLEAEPGELHEGEVLGVVGPNGIGKTTFVRTLAGELEPAEGNIDKPEGQLRISYKPQYVNPENLGGDATVEQLLREANPSTLSPGSWLNVEIVRRLRVDRLLDRRIAELSGGELQKVAVAVALAREADIYLLDEPSAYLDVEERLSVAKAIRRLTEARGAAAIIVEHDIAVQDYIASRILVFTGTPGSHGKASKPLPLPEGMNLFLRELGITIRKDPETGRPRINKEDSFLDRMQKRLGKYYYIPRPGEKEEKEEE from the coding sequence GTGACTAGGGTCGCCGTCATAGACTACGAGCTTTGTAAGCCCAGTAAGTGCAACAAGGAGTGTATAGCATTCTGCCCCGTAAACCTAACTGGAGGAACTGCTATAGAGATTGACAATGCTCGAAAGAAGCCTGTTATTTATGAAGAGACATGTATAGGCTGCGGTATATGCGTCAAGAAGTGCCCCTTCAAGGCTATAAGCATTGTCAACCTGCCGGATGAGCTAGAGAAGATGCTTGTACACCGTTATGGGAAGAATGGGTTCAAGCTCTACGGGCTGCCGATACCCCGCGAGGGTAAGATACTGGGCGTTATAGGTAAGAATGGAGCAGGTAAGTCTACTGCCCTACGCATACTAGCGGGAGAGCTTAGGCCAAACCTAGGCAGGGTTGAGGACAAACCCCCCGAGTGGGACGAGGTTGTTAGACAGTTCCGTGGCACCGAGCTACAAAACTACTTTAGGATGTTAGCCGAGGGCAAGATAAGAGCTGCTCACAAGATACAGTACGTGGATATGGTTCCGAGGCGCGTGCGTGGTAAGCTCTCCACACTCCTCGAGAAGGCGGATGAACGCGGCATATGGAAGGAGCTAGTCAAGGAGCTTAACCTGTCACACCTCCTTGACCGGGATATACGTCAGCTTAGCGGCGGCGAGCTGCAGCGTTTCCTAGTAGCAGCTGTACTAAGCAAGGATGCGAACCTCTACCTGTTCGACGAGCCTAGTAGCTACCTGGATATACGTGAGCGCATCCGCGTAGCGAGGGTTATACGCCGCTACGTGCCCAGCGGCAGCTACGTAGTTGTCGTAGAGCACGATATAGCTATGCTCGACTACTTGTCTGACCACGTGGTTGTGATGTACGGTGAGCCGGGAGTCTACGGTATAGCCTCAAAACCCTACGGCGTCAGGACAGGGATAAACCACTTCCTCAAGGGCTACTTGCCTGCAGAGAACATGAGGATAAGAAGCGAGCCCATAAAATACACTATCAGCTTCACTCAGCAACAAGAGGTACAGCAGACCCGCCGCTACATAGGCTGGAGCCGGCTAGTAGTACGCCTAGACGGCTTCACCCTAGAAGCAGAGCCCGGCGAACTCCACGAGGGAGAAGTGCTCGGCGTAGTCGGGCCCAACGGCATAGGCAAGACCACATTCGTACGCACTCTAGCCGGCGAGCTCGAGCCAGCCGAGGGCAACATAGACAAGCCCGAGGGCCAGCTACGGATAAGCTACAAGCCACAGTACGTGAATCCTGAAAATCTCGGAGGCGACGCCACAGTCGAGCAGCTACTGAGAGAGGCTAACCCCTCCACTCTCTCGCCGGGCTCCTGGCTCAACGTAGAGATTGTTAGGAGGCTGCGAGTAGACAGGCTGCTCGACCGGAGAATAGCCGAGCTTAGCGGCGGCGAGCTACAGAAAGTGGCTGTTGCCGTAGCACTGGCACGAGAGGCCGATATATACCTCCTTGACGAGCCCTCGGCATACCTTGACGTAGAGGAGAGGCTGTCTGTTGCCAAGGCTATCCGCCGGCTAACAGAGGCACGCGGCGCTGCAGCCATAATAGTAGAACACGACATCGCCGTACAAGACTACATAGCTAGCCGCATACTAGTGTTCACGGGTACGCCTGGAAGCCACGGCAAGGCTTCGAAGCCACTACCACTCCCCGAGGGAATGAATCTGTTCCTACGAGAACTCGGCATAACTATACGGAAGGACCCTGAGACCGGCCGTCCACGGATAAACAAGGAGGACAGCTTCCTAGACCGTATGCAGAAACGTCTAGGCAAGTACTACTACATACCGAGGCCTGGCGAGAAGGAGGAGAAGGAAGAAGAATAG
- a CDS encoding phosphoribosyltransferase → MVDQPHPDPVKFKPVTWREVEEGCARIAEEISAKGVKVDVIVGVLRGGWIPARLLSDYLGTPAMGALEVKFYRGIGETAERPVVTQPLIVDIRDKVVLVVDDVADTGKTLNIAINFLTHYGPRKIFTAALYLKPWSMHRPDFYAEETDAWIIFPWDKAETVEELVKKKGLSLETVSKITGEDIEFIKKIFNTRRMGTATTGDR, encoded by the coding sequence ATGGTTGACCAGCCTCACCCCGATCCTGTCAAATTTAAGCCTGTCACCTGGCGTGAGGTCGAGGAAGGCTGTGCCAGGATTGCTGAAGAAATCTCTGCTAAAGGCGTAAAGGTCGACGTTATCGTGGGCGTACTAAGGGGCGGGTGGATACCTGCTAGGCTCCTCTCCGATTACCTCGGAACTCCCGCCATGGGAGCGCTAGAGGTCAAGTTCTACCGCGGTATCGGTGAGACCGCTGAGAGGCCTGTCGTTACACAACCGCTAATAGTAGATATTAGGGACAAGGTCGTGCTAGTTGTAGACGATGTAGCTGATACCGGTAAGACGCTCAATATAGCCATAAACTTCCTAACACACTATGGCCCACGCAAGATATTCACCGCGGCACTATACCTCAAGCCATGGTCTATGCATAGGCCGGACTTCTACGCTGAAGAGACGGACGCCTGGATAATATTCCCCTGGGACAAGGCTGAGACCGTTGAGGAACTCGTAAAGAAGAAGGGACTCAGCCTAGAGACAGTATCGAAAATAACAGGTGAGGATATTGAATTCATCAAAAAGATCTTCAACACGCGTAGAATGGGTACAGCTACTACCGGGGATAGGTAG
- a CDS encoding 30S ribosomal protein S17e — MGKVRIGIVKRTARKLITLYPDLFTEDFEHNKRVVSQLIETPSKKLRNQIAGYVTRLVRLYKRTGQLQYLIEQQHAEETRAALFGQAQQEQTQQATETSQSQ, encoded by the coding sequence ATGGGTAAGGTGCGGATTGGCATCGTCAAGCGTACAGCACGCAAACTCATAACACTGTACCCCGACCTGTTCACAGAGGATTTCGAACACAATAAGCGTGTAGTATCACAGCTCATAGAAACCCCTTCGAAGAAGCTTAGGAACCAGATAGCAGGCTACGTCACCAGATTAGTAAGACTCTACAAGAGGACTGGCCAACTGCAATATCTTATAGAGCAACAGCACGCCGAGGAGACACGTGCTGCACTCTTTGGTCAAGCACAGCAGGAGCAGACGCAACAAGCTACCGAGACTTCTCAGAGCCAGTAA
- the thsB gene encoding thermosome subunit beta translates to MAARIATVEPTGVPVLILKEGTQRTYGKEALRANIMIVRAIAETLRTTYGPKGMDKMLVDSLGDITITNDGATILDKMDVQHPTAKLVVQIAKGQDEEVGDGTKTAVIFSGELLRFAEELLDKNVHPTIIISGYKKAAEEAIKKLYELAEPIDIENEEILKKIAKTSLTSKAVHGAREYLAEIVVRAVKQVTEKRGDKWYIDLDSIQIIKKHGGGLRDTQLIYGIVLDKEVVHPGMPRKVENAYIVLLDAPLEVEKPEIDAEIRISDPTYLKKFLEEEERILEEMVEKIYSVAVERMKKDGLEPGKAGIVVITQKGIDEVAQHFLAKKGIMAVRRVKRSDIEKIAKATGARIVSNVEDLTPNDLGFAKLVEERKVGEDKMVFIEGCPNPKAVTILIRAGLERLVDEAERSIQDAMHAVADAIRDGKIVSGGGAVEVELAKYLRELAPKVGGKEQLAIEAFARALEGLPMALAENAGLDPVEIMMKLRAAHSKPEGKWYGINVFTGEVEDMMKLGVIEPVSIKANAIKAGTEAATMVLRIDDIIAAARREEKEEEKKEEEEKEEE, encoded by the coding sequence ATGGCTGCACGTATCGCAACTGTGGAGCCTACTGGCGTACCAGTGCTAATCCTCAAGGAGGGTACCCAGAGGACCTACGGTAAAGAGGCACTACGCGCAAATATAATGATAGTGCGTGCAATCGCAGAGACTTTGCGCACCACATACGGTCCTAAGGGTATGGACAAGATGCTAGTAGACAGCCTAGGCGACATAACAATAACCAACGACGGTGCGACTATACTCGACAAGATGGACGTACAGCACCCAACAGCCAAGCTAGTAGTCCAGATAGCTAAGGGCCAGGACGAGGAGGTAGGCGACGGTACAAAGACTGCAGTGATATTCTCCGGCGAGCTACTCCGCTTTGCTGAGGAGCTACTCGACAAGAACGTGCATCCAACAATAATCATCAGCGGCTACAAGAAGGCAGCTGAGGAGGCCATAAAGAAGCTATATGAGCTAGCCGAGCCTATCGACATAGAGAACGAGGAGATCCTCAAGAAGATAGCTAAGACAAGCCTAACAAGCAAAGCAGTGCACGGTGCACGCGAGTACCTAGCAGAGATAGTCGTAAGGGCAGTCAAGCAGGTAACCGAGAAACGTGGCGACAAGTGGTACATAGACCTCGACAGCATACAAATAATCAAGAAGCATGGTGGTGGACTCCGTGACACCCAGCTAATCTACGGTATTGTGCTCGACAAGGAGGTTGTACACCCTGGCATGCCCAGGAAGGTTGAGAACGCTTACATTGTACTCCTCGACGCTCCACTAGAGGTCGAGAAGCCGGAGATCGACGCCGAGATAAGGATCAGTGACCCGACATACTTGAAGAAGTTCCTCGAAGAGGAGGAGCGCATCCTCGAGGAAATGGTTGAGAAGATCTATAGTGTTGCTGTTGAGCGTATGAAGAAGGATGGTCTGGAGCCCGGTAAGGCTGGCATCGTGGTAATAACCCAGAAGGGCATCGACGAGGTAGCACAGCACTTCCTAGCCAAGAAGGGCATAATGGCAGTAAGAAGAGTAAAGAGGAGCGACATTGAGAAGATAGCTAAGGCCACTGGTGCCAGAATAGTAAGCAACGTCGAGGACCTAACACCAAACGACCTTGGTTTCGCTAAGCTAGTAGAGGAGAGGAAGGTCGGCGAGGACAAGATGGTGTTCATAGAGGGCTGCCCCAACCCCAAGGCAGTAACGATACTCATACGTGCTGGTCTAGAGAGGCTAGTAGACGAAGCTGAGAGAAGTATACAGGACGCGATGCATGCAGTAGCCGACGCCATAAGGGATGGTAAGATAGTCAGTGGTGGTGGCGCTGTAGAGGTAGAGCTAGCCAAGTACCTACGCGAGCTAGCGCCAAAGGTTGGCGGTAAGGAGCAGCTAGCTATAGAGGCATTCGCACGCGCCCTAGAAGGCCTACCAATGGCACTAGCAGAGAACGCTGGCCTAGACCCAGTAGAGATAATGATGAAGCTACGTGCTGCACACTCTAAGCCAGAGGGTAAGTGGTATGGCATTAACGTATTCACCGGTGAAGTTGAGGACATGATGAAGCTAGGCGTAATAGAGCCGGTAAGCATTAAGGCCAACGCCATCAAGGCTGGTACAGAGGCAGCAACAATGGTGCTAAGGATAGACGACATAATCGCTGCTGCACGCCGCGAAGAGAAGGAAGAGGAGAAGAAGGAGGAAGAGGAGAAAGAGGAGGAGTAA
- a CDS encoding adenylate kinase family protein — protein MIVVAGTPGTGKSLLGVNLSRMLKRKFTTISWIVLEKGLWLHYDAARRSFVIDDRAIIETLRKYTDYVVETHWLELFESIADSIEGVIVTRCNPVILLERLERRGWPARKIAENVEAELTGVIAGEARALAEKGIPVVEIDTTRGKPSSNAALAIDMLRKGESNCCIDWLAILDEKKLEFLLERLARLSSGVNTT, from the coding sequence TTGATAGTTGTTGCTGGCACGCCTGGAACAGGAAAGAGCCTGCTAGGAGTAAACCTCTCCAGGATGCTGAAACGCAAGTTTACTACGATATCGTGGATCGTGTTAGAGAAGGGGTTATGGCTACACTATGATGCGGCGCGTCGGAGCTTCGTCATAGACGATAGAGCTATCATAGAGACGCTCCGAAAATATACAGACTACGTAGTCGAAACACACTGGCTCGAACTCTTCGAGTCTATTGCTGATAGTATTGAGGGTGTGATAGTAACCCGTTGTAACCCAGTCATACTGCTTGAGAGGCTCGAGAGAAGGGGTTGGCCTGCGCGCAAGATAGCCGAGAATGTGGAAGCAGAGCTGACAGGTGTAATAGCCGGAGAAGCTAGAGCTTTAGCTGAAAAAGGTATACCAGTAGTCGAGATAGATACGACCCGCGGAAAGCCATCTAGTAACGCAGCTTTGGCTATAGATATGCTTAGGAAAGGTGAGAGCAACTGTTGTATAGACTGGCTAGCTATCCTAGACGAGAAGAAGCTAGAATTTTTGCTGGAAAGACTCGCTAGACTCTCTAGTGGCGTGAATACGACATGA
- a CDS encoding haloacid dehalogenase encodes MSKEVSELRIAEINVREIAQEFRKLISEIDSILSQREEARDNLIKSGRDIIKMSGWTINALHRGLIEEARGYIKEMDKLVRSFIELASSDSFLRESGFVYNVLSEYVEAKVFYSIVVEGRVPSHHELGVHEVPYLQGIGDVLGELRRLALDLMRVDRLRDAEVILELMEALYYEMRALEYPDALIPGVRHKVDVARRLIDDTKSLLLSIKARKGC; translated from the coding sequence ATGAGTAAAGAAGTTTCGGAGCTAAGAATAGCTGAGATAAATGTGCGTGAGATCGCACAAGAGTTTAGGAAGTTAATATCTGAGATAGACTCGATACTCTCCCAGAGAGAAGAGGCTCGGGATAACCTCATCAAGTCTGGTAGGGACATCATAAAAATGTCTGGATGGACTATTAATGCGCTTCACCGCGGACTCATAGAGGAAGCCAGAGGCTACATCAAGGAAATGGATAAGCTTGTAAGGAGTTTCATAGAGCTTGCCTCGAGTGATAGCTTTCTACGTGAAAGTGGTTTTGTCTATAATGTTCTCTCAGAGTACGTAGAAGCAAAGGTATTCTATAGTATAGTAGTTGAGGGCCGTGTACCGAGCCACCACGAGCTAGGAGTACATGAAGTACCCTATCTACAGGGTATAGGTGATGTCTTAGGGGAGCTTAGGCGTCTCGCACTAGATCTGATGCGCGTAGATAGGCTCAGAGATGCCGAGGTTATACTCGAGCTGATGGAGGCGTTATACTACGAGATGCGGGCGCTAGAGTATCCTGATGCACTTATACCAGGCGTAAGGCACAAGGTAGACGTTGCTCGACGCTTGATAGATGATACCAAGTCACTGCTTCTCAGCATAAAAGCCAGGAAAGGGTGCTAA
- a CDS encoding helix-turn-helix domain-containing protein, with translation MEPSWPPRIVLEKIARHIAGEIVMSEHPGSVLRKWREIFAASQLDVARHMGVTPSVISDYEKGRRTPGSLFIRRFVEALLDIDSERGWSVVSRLAKMLQLNYLGAVIDMREFETGVTLEEIITRVKGIPINSYLLDERIYGYTIVDSLKAIMSLTGSEFLHLLGSTTQRVVVFTRVTTGRSPMIALRVSTIKPAAIVLHGPRKLDYLAVWMAESERIPVILSMARNIEELVKNLRQLVFSPR, from the coding sequence GTGGAGCCTTCGTGGCCTCCACGTATAGTTCTGGAGAAAATTGCACGCCACATAGCTGGAGAAATTGTGATGAGCGAGCATCCTGGTAGTGTTCTGCGTAAGTGGCGTGAGATATTCGCAGCAAGTCAACTTGATGTTGCTAGACACATGGGTGTGACTCCTAGCGTTATTAGTGACTACGAGAAAGGACGTAGAACACCAGGCTCCCTCTTCATCAGGAGGTTCGTAGAGGCTCTTCTTGATATTGACAGTGAGCGTGGCTGGAGTGTTGTCTCCCGTCTTGCTAAAATGTTGCAGTTAAATTATCTTGGTGCTGTGATAGATATGAGAGAGTTTGAGACGGGTGTAACGCTTGAAGAAATAATCACGCGTGTGAAGGGCATCCCAATTAATTCTTACCTTCTAGATGAACGTATCTATGGATACACTATTGTGGATAGCCTTAAGGCTATTATGAGTCTAACGGGTAGCGAGTTCCTACACTTGCTAGGTTCGACTACGCAGCGCGTCGTAGTGTTTACCAGGGTTACTACTGGGAGAAGTCCTATGATAGCTTTGAGAGTGTCTACTATCAAGCCAGCCGCCATAGTGCTTCATGGTCCTCGCAAGCTTGACTATCTAGCTGTTTGGATGGCTGAGAGTGAAAGAATACCAGTCATATTGAGTATGGCTAGAAATATCGAAGAGCTTGTCAAGAACCTTCGGCAGCTTGTTTTCTCTCCTCGATAA
- a CDS encoding nascent polypeptide-associated complex protein produces MFRFSPGELKRQLKRLGLKNVDIDTIDAEEVIVRRHDGKELVLTAPQVLIVKMPGGAIMMQVTAQYVEEREAGTEEPSPAFSEDDVKLVAEQTGVSLEEARHALEEAEGDIAAAIMLIEERKQAAEGS; encoded by the coding sequence ATGTTCAGATTCAGCCCCGGAGAGCTGAAGAGGCAGCTAAAGAGACTTGGACTAAAAAATGTAGATATCGATACTATAGATGCTGAAGAGGTAATAGTACGCAGACATGACGGCAAGGAACTTGTACTCACAGCTCCACAAGTACTAATAGTCAAGATGCCTGGAGGAGCAATAATGATGCAAGTAACAGCACAGTATGTTGAGGAAAGAGAAGCTGGAACCGAAGAGCCATCACCCGCATTTAGCGAAGATGATGTAAAGCTTGTAGCTGAACAAACTGGTGTAAGCCTTGAAGAGGCTAGACACGCATTAGAGGAGGCTGAGGGCGACATAGCAGCAGCTATAATGCTTATCGAGGAGAGAAAACAAGCTGCCGAAGGTTCTTGA